One segment of Capnocytophaga sp. oral taxon 878 DNA contains the following:
- a CDS encoding acyltransferase family protein, with protein sequence MLRKLSYRPDIDGLRALAVLTVALFHINPNYMPSGFLGVDIFFVISGYLITSIIYREMTEGTFTFANFYNRRIKRILPVFFVVLLIGLSVVWLMFSVGDYWKMANSAIFSVLFISNIYFARGVGYFDVGTEENPFNHIWSLSVEEQFYFIFPIVLLFIFKQRFLNKHKLFTLIVIGTISLILSFIDLKKIGVALDVYYLPHLRMIELLVGSVLSIFLFEKGNKLSQKQSDILGVVSLVVLLCCLVVKDFFLPPLFPGFLALLPCVAAALLILANEKGKYITKLFSLSPIVWIGKISYSLYLWHWIVLAIFRYFFGTGVLSNTNLLIAIPLMFGLSVLTYYGVEQPFRHIKYSFKKSFILFYIIPAILVFGVSRFLRKESGWPTFLPIKCNQCDSGEVLTQIGNINSLKGKKILLVGDSHAEQIVPFIDVIAKKEGWKASVLAKSDCPSILETEEYDESKLSDYYKCIVSRKYFQENYKNYDIFILSNYYSWRREVEPYIIERFEQTIQILLSQNKKVYIVKSCPSFDVDMQRIENLEKIGVKREVNLEGDTYRSHIKTWIQIKELLQQKYPQVHIIDLLPYIPKDGYINGRNIMFNIDHLNAYGAEEIAKKFIKDGKTFINEEDLK encoded by the coding sequence ATGTTAAGAAAACTTTCTTATCGGCCTGATATAGATGGTCTTAGAGCCTTAGCTGTACTTACCGTAGCATTATTTCATATAAATCCAAACTATATGCCTAGTGGCTTTTTAGGAGTAGATATTTTTTTTGTTATATCAGGATATCTTATAACTTCTATTATTTATAGGGAAATGACAGAAGGTACATTTACTTTTGCAAATTTTTATAATAGACGTATAAAAAGAATTCTACCTGTATTTTTTGTAGTACTTCTAATAGGACTTTCAGTCGTATGGCTAATGTTTTCAGTAGGGGATTATTGGAAAATGGCAAATAGTGCTATTTTTTCAGTATTATTTATTTCAAACATCTATTTTGCAAGAGGAGTTGGTTACTTTGATGTAGGTACAGAAGAAAATCCTTTTAATCATATATGGTCTTTATCTGTTGAAGAGCAATTTTACTTTATTTTCCCTATAGTTTTATTGTTTATTTTCAAACAAAGGTTTCTTAATAAGCATAAACTTTTTACTCTAATAGTTATTGGAACTATTTCATTGATATTGTCATTTATTGATTTAAAAAAGATAGGTGTTGCTTTAGATGTTTATTATTTACCCCATTTAAGAATGATAGAGCTTCTTGTAGGTTCTGTTTTATCAATATTTCTTTTTGAAAAAGGTAATAAATTATCTCAAAAACAATCAGATATTTTAGGAGTAGTTTCTCTAGTAGTGCTTTTGTGCTGTCTTGTTGTAAAAGACTTTTTTTTGCCCCCCCTTTTTCCTGGTTTTTTAGCTTTGTTGCCTTGTGTAGCAGCAGCACTGCTCATATTAGCTAATGAAAAAGGAAAATATATAACAAAACTTTTTTCTTTATCTCCTATTGTTTGGATAGGAAAAATCTCCTATTCTCTTTACTTGTGGCACTGGATAGTTTTAGCTATATTTAGATATTTTTTTGGCACAGGAGTTCTGTCTAATACAAATCTTTTAATAGCAATTCCTTTAATGTTTGGTTTATCAGTACTTACTTATTACGGAGTAGAACAACCTTTTAGACATATTAAATATTCATTCAAAAAAAGTTTTATTTTATTCTACATTATTCCGGCTATACTTGTATTTGGGGTGAGTAGATTTTTGCGTAAGGAATCAGGATGGCCTACTTTTCTTCCTATAAAATGTAACCAATGTGATTCAGGAGAGGTCTTGACTCAAATAGGAAACATAAACTCTTTAAAGGGAAAGAAGATTTTATTAGTAGGAGATAGTCATGCAGAACAAATAGTTCCTTTTATTGATGTTATAGCTAAAAAAGAAGGGTGGAAAGCAAGTGTTTTAGCAAAATCAGATTGTCCTTCTATTTTAGAGACAGAAGAATATGATGAATCTAAACTTAGTGACTATTATAAATGTATTGTATCACGAAAATATTTTCAAGAAAATTATAAGAACTATGATATTTTTATTCTATCTAACTACTATTCATGGAGAAGGGAAGTGGAACCTTATATTATAGAAAGATTTGAGCAAACAATCCAAATTCTTCTTTCTCAAAATAAGAAAGTCTATATAGTGAAGAGTTGCCCATCCTTTGATGTTGATATGCAGAGAATCGAAAATCTTGAAAAAATAGGTGTCAAAAGAGAGGTTAATTTAGAGGGTGACACATATAGGTCTCATATTAAGACTTGGATTCAAATTAAGGAATTATTACAACAGAAGTATCCTCAAGTTCACATAATTGATCTGTTACCATATATTCCCAAAGATGGATATATAAATGGACGTAATATAATGTTTAACATTGATCATTTGAATGCCTATGGAGCAGAAGAGATTGCGAAGAAATTTATAAAAGATGGGAAAACATTTATTAATGAAGAAGATTTGAAATAG
- a CDS encoding glycosyltransferase family 4 protein gives MATDFTLETKKKVEALGAIPIDYTFARGGLNPFADLKNMKQLEYIFNKIQPDILFASFAKPVIFGTLAAKKVRIPKIIAMLEGLGFSFTEQPNEQTLKAKIIKQIQVFLYKLSLPKADTVIFLNPDDPKDLLDKYHIRVKRREVLGGIGLDLKEYSFNNAPTNPVSFIFVARLLREKGIFEYLQAAQIIKEKHPNVIFKVVGDLDTQNPGSIKKEELENYIQREIIIYPGYVNNIKQWITQSSVFVLPSYREGVPRSTQEAMAIGRPVITTDVPGCRETVENGRNGFLIPKWDINALVKAMKYFIENPTEIACMGQESHQIAVQKFDSDKVNKKLFKIIDQ, from the coding sequence ATGGCTACAGATTTCACTCTTGAAACAAAAAAAAAGGTAGAAGCATTAGGTGCTATTCCTATTGATTATACATTTGCAAGAGGAGGATTAAATCCGTTTGCTGACTTAAAAAATATGAAGCAATTAGAGTATATTTTTAACAAAATACAGCCTGATATTCTTTTTGCAAGCTTTGCTAAGCCTGTAATTTTTGGCACTTTAGCTGCTAAAAAAGTAAGAATCCCTAAAATAATAGCAATGCTCGAAGGGCTAGGTTTTTCTTTTACAGAACAACCTAATGAACAAACATTAAAAGCAAAAATTATTAAACAGATTCAAGTTTTCTTGTATAAGTTATCTTTACCTAAAGCAGATACTGTAATATTTTTAAATCCAGATGATCCTAAAGATTTGTTAGATAAATATCATATCAGGGTAAAAAGAAGAGAAGTGTTGGGGGGTATAGGACTTGATTTAAAAGAATATAGCTTTAATAATGCTCCAACAAATCCTGTGTCTTTTATTTTTGTAGCAAGATTACTTCGTGAAAAAGGAATTTTTGAATACTTGCAAGCTGCTCAAATAATAAAAGAAAAACACCCCAATGTAATTTTTAAAGTAGTAGGTGATTTAGATACTCAAAACCCAGGGAGTATAAAAAAAGAAGAGTTAGAAAATTATATACAAAGAGAAATAATTATTTATCCTGGTTATGTTAATAATATTAAACAATGGATAACACAAAGTTCTGTCTTTGTATTACCATCTTATCGAGAAGGAGTGCCTCGCAGTACTCAAGAAGCAATGGCAATAGGACGTCCTGTAATTACTACAGACGTGCCAGGTTGTCGTGAAACAGTAGAAAATGGTAGAAACGGCTTTCTTATTCCTAAATGGGATATAAATGCTCTAGTAAAAGCTATGAAGTATTTTATAGAAAATCCAACAGAGATAGCTTGTATGGGACAAGAAAGCCACCAAATTGCAGTGCAGAAATTTGATAGCGATAAAGTAAATAAGAAACTATTTAAAATTATAGATCAATAA